TAGTTTTACAAATGCCAAAGCACCGAATGAAGCGAATAAAATTTATGATGTGTTTAATCAAGCACTTGCAACATATGGGTTCGATGTTGTGACTGGTGAATTCGGTACTGACATGACCATTGATATTCAGAATGACGGTCCTGTTACAATAATTTACGAAAGTGACAACGGCAAAATTTTATGAGACGCTTTGATAAATGGTTAAGGTCAAAAAATATAGAACCTAAACGCTTTTATTTTGGTGCGATTATTATTTCGCTTGTTTTTATACTTCTTGTCGTCATTAATGCGATAAAAGGGGATTCAGATAATAGAATCTATTTAACTGAAGATGCTCAAATCCGCACAGGTCCAAACGCCAGCTACCCCGTATTGTTTAATATTCGTGAAGGTGAACCCTTCAAAGTCATTGGAAAAGCTGGGAAATGGTTAGAAGTAACGTCATATGATGATAAGCAAAAGGGATGGATTGCAGGTTGGCATACGAACCTTAATATTAAAGAGGATGAAAACCCTCATGCGCGACCGCTAAAAGGAAAAGTCATCGTAATCGACCCAGGTCACGGTGGAAATGATCAAGGCGCCTCGAGTCAAACAGGTAAAAACACACTCGAAAAGGATATGACCTTAACGACAAGTTTAGAATTAAAAGATAAACTAGAAAATGAAGGTGCAAAGGTCAAATTAACACGACATGATGACACATACGTACGTTTAGAAGATCGTAAAGCAACAGGTGACGCTTTTATTAGTATACATAATGATGCATTAGAATCTAATAAAGCAAATGGGGCCACGGTTTATTGGTATCATGAACAACAAGAGATGCTTGCACAAACGCTCAATGCGAGTATCCAAAAGAAAGGTATGCTCTCAAATCGAGGGGTACGTCAAGAAAATTATCAAGTTTTAAGACAAACAGATATGCCTGCTGTTTTATTAGAACTAGGCTATATCAGTAATCCAACCGATGAAGTGATGATTAAAGATAAAAACCATCGCCAAGTCGTTGAAAACGCTGTCGTGGAAGGTCTTAGAAATTATTTTTTAAGTTAATATCTTGAAAAGTACAATAAAAACATGTATGATAAGTACTGAATTTGATAAATAAAACCGTCTGTATTCTTGAATTTGATTGCTTTTAACACGTTATAGAGAGTTTATACGAGGCTGAAATATAAACCGTGTATGCAT
The sequence above is a segment of the Staphylococcus hyicus genome. Coding sequences within it:
- a CDS encoding N-acetylmuramoyl-L-alanine amidase, translated to MRRFDKWLRSKNIEPKRFYFGAIIISLVFILLVVINAIKGDSDNRIYLTEDAQIRTGPNASYPVLFNIREGEPFKVIGKAGKWLEVTSYDDKQKGWIAGWHTNLNIKEDENPHARPLKGKVIVIDPGHGGNDQGASSQTGKNTLEKDMTLTTSLELKDKLENEGAKVKLTRHDDTYVRLEDRKATGDAFISIHNDALESNKANGATVYWYHEQQEMLAQTLNASIQKKGMLSNRGVRQENYQVLRQTDMPAVLLELGYISNPTDEVMIKDKNHRQVVENAVVEGLRNYFLS